The Kineothrix sp. MB12-C1 genome includes a window with the following:
- a CDS encoding TetR/AcrR family transcriptional regulator, translating into MARKETITQSDILQAAFEMVKEEGYENVTARKLAARAGCSTQPIFRVYRNMEELLKELFFIAVDYFETYYENFPKYNDIPFVDLGLTYIRFAEENKNLFRLLFLSKRRYEKSLYDLLNGKKGAVVREINYAKEYGCMSPEDMFTKMWIFIHGAACMTLTGDYDLEEIETVKLLEDSFRSFLK; encoded by the coding sequence ATGGCGAGGAAAGAGACAATTACACAAAGTGATATCTTACAGGCAGCATTTGAAATGGTGAAAGAAGAGGGATATGAGAATGTAACTGCCAGAAAGCTGGCGGCCAGAGCAGGATGCTCCACACAGCCAATTTTTCGTGTGTACCGTAATATGGAAGAACTTTTAAAAGAGCTTTTCTTTATAGCCGTCGATTATTTTGAGACCTATTATGAGAATTTTCCGAAATATAATGATATTCCGTTTGTGGACCTGGGGCTTACCTACATACGTTTTGCTGAAGAGAATAAGAATCTGTTCCGCCTTCTTTTTCTTTCGAAGAGGAGATATGAAAAGAGTCTTTATGACTTATTGAACGGAAAAAAGGGTGCCGTGGTGAGAGAGATTAATTATGCGAAGGAATACGGCTGTATGTCACCGGAAGATATGTTTACTAAAATGTGGATATTTATTCATGGTGCGGCTTGTATGACATTAACAGGTGATTATGATTTAGAGGAAATTGAGACGGTCAAATTGTTGGAAGATTCCTTCCGGTCATTTCTGAAGTAA
- a CDS encoding MurR/RpiR family transcriptional regulator, which translates to MENHAENQIVNKNENEISIIARIDARYKKMSKSHKAIASYITDHYEQAVFMTAAKLGETVGVSESTVVRFASGIGYDGYPEFQKALEDWVKSKISSVQKIGAKYGKSTQSEILTSVLRADMDKLQDTLENLDGASFEMAVDTILAAETVYILGMRSCEPLADFLHFYLNMIRGNVILLRSTSVSEIFEQMIRIGEKDAIVGISFPRYSMRTLKAMEFANDRNAKVIAITDSVHSPMNLYSACNLFARSDMVSIVDSLVAPLSVINALVVALCLKRPEDVKSNLEQLEEAWNNYQVYLNDEINFIDEESMLNYPLIKENK; encoded by the coding sequence ATGGAGAATCACGCAGAAAATCAGATAGTAAATAAAAATGAGAATGAAATCAGCATCATTGCAAGAATCGATGCGAGATATAAGAAGATGAGCAAAAGCCATAAGGCGATTGCTTCGTATATTACGGATCATTATGAACAGGCAGTCTTTATGACGGCAGCCAAATTAGGAGAAACGGTAGGCGTGAGCGAATCTACAGTGGTGCGCTTCGCTTCAGGTATCGGCTATGATGGCTATCCGGAGTTCCAGAAAGCGTTAGAAGATTGGGTAAAGAGCAAAATAAGCTCCGTACAGAAAATAGGCGCGAAATATGGAAAAAGCACACAGTCGGAAATATTAACTTCCGTTCTCCGGGCAGATATGGACAAGCTGCAGGATACTTTAGAGAATTTGGATGGTGCATCTTTTGAAATGGCGGTCGACACCATCTTGGCGGCGGAGACTGTATATATCCTCGGAATGAGAAGTTGTGAACCGCTTGCGGACTTTTTGCATTTTTATTTGAATATGATAAGGGGAAATGTAATTCTGCTCAGAAGTACGAGCGTGAGTGAAATTTTTGAACAGATGATTCGAATCGGTGAGAAGGACGCCATTGTAGGAATTAGTTTTCCCAGATATTCTATGCGTACCTTAAAGGCGATGGAATTCGCTAATGATAGGAATGCCAAAGTGATTGCCATTACCGATAGCGTACATTCTCCTATGAACCTGTATTCCGCCTGCAATTTATTTGCCAGAAGCGATATGGTTTCCATTGTGGACTCTTTGGTAGCGCCCTTAAGTGTGATCAATGCGCTTGTGGTGGCTCTTTGTTTAAAGAGGCCCGAAGACGTAAAGAGCAACTTGGAGCAGTTGGAAGAAGCGTGGAATAATTATCAAGTATATTTGAATGATGAAATTAATTTTATTGACGAAGAGTCAATGTTAAATTATCCTTTGATAAAAGAGAATAAGTAA
- a CDS encoding NAD(P)/FAD-dependent oxidoreductase produces MIRNRIIVIGGGAAGMMAAIAAAEEGSKVLLLEQNEKLGKKVYITGKGRCNITNACDMEELFANVITNSKFLYSAFYGFDNKTTIRFFEENGCKTKIERGERVFPVTDHSSDVIGALHRRMKQLSVDIRLNTSVKELLIEEGIIAGVRMKDGSKEEAQAVILATGGISYPITGSTGDGHRMAVEQGHTLKPTSPSLVPLIVKEEWCKQLQGLSLKNVKVTLRTKGKKLFYEGFGEMLFTHFGISGPLILSASSYYTGKRREEEALLSLDLKPALSEEQLDKRVLRDFEENKNKQFKNSLGALFPTKMIPVIITLSGIDGEKKVNEITKEERHYFVNLIKNIELTITGTRSFQEAIITKGGIAVKEVNPSTMESKLVRGLYFAGEVLDLDALTGGFNLQIAWSTGHLAGSSAAIEHSVQN; encoded by the coding sequence ATGATCAGAAATAGAATTATTGTAATCGGAGGGGGAGCAGCGGGCATGATGGCGGCTATCGCCGCGGCAGAAGAAGGCAGTAAGGTGCTTTTGCTGGAACAAAATGAGAAACTCGGTAAAAAAGTATATATTACGGGCAAAGGAAGATGTAACATAACGAATGCCTGTGATATGGAGGAGTTATTTGCTAATGTAATAACGAACTCTAAATTTTTATATAGTGCTTTTTATGGATTTGATAATAAAACAACCATTCGTTTTTTTGAAGAGAATGGCTGTAAGACGAAGATAGAAAGAGGGGAGAGGGTATTCCCCGTTACGGATCATTCCTCCGATGTGATCGGAGCTCTTCATAGAAGAATGAAGCAGCTTTCGGTAGACATCAGATTGAACACTTCTGTGAAGGAGTTGCTGATAGAAGAAGGAATAATTGCGGGGGTTCGAATGAAGGATGGAAGCAAGGAGGAGGCTCAGGCAGTGATCCTCGCTACCGGAGGCATATCTTATCCGATAACAGGTTCCACAGGGGATGGACATCGGATGGCAGTTGAGCAGGGACATACGTTAAAGCCCACAAGCCCATCTCTGGTCCCCCTTATCGTCAAGGAAGAATGGTGTAAGCAGTTGCAAGGACTTTCCTTGAAAAATGTGAAAGTGACACTTAGAACGAAAGGAAAGAAATTGTTTTATGAGGGTTTTGGGGAAATGCTTTTTACTCATTTTGGTATAAGCGGGCCTCTAATTTTGAGTGCGAGTAGTTATTATACGGGGAAAAGACGTGAAGAAGAGGCGTTACTTAGTCTGGATTTAAAGCCGGCGCTTAGTGAAGAGCAGTTGGACAAGCGAGTATTGAGGGACTTCGAAGAAAATAAAAATAAGCAGTTTAAGAATTCCCTTGGAGCACTGTTTCCCACTAAAATGATTCCTGTTATTATTACTTTATCGGGAATTGACGGAGAGAAGAAGGTGAACGAGATTACAAAAGAAGAGAGGCATTACTTCGTGAATCTCATAAAAAATATAGAATTGACGATAACCGGAACTAGATCGTTTCAGGAAGCTATTATTACAAAAGGCGGAATTGCTGTAAAGGAAGTGAACCCTTCCACTATGGAATCCAAACTGGTAAGGGGACTTTATTTCGCGGGCGAAGTTCTCGATTTGGATGCTTTAACGGGTGGATTTAATTTGCAAATCGCCTGGTCTACAGGACATCTGGCAGGCAGTAGTGCGGCGATAGAGCATTCGGTTCAAAATTAA
- the cmk gene encoding (d)CMP kinase, whose protein sequence is MGYSIAIDGPAGAGKSTIAKMVAKQKQFIYIDTGAMYRAMALYLLRNKIDPKEQDKISDKCKDADITIEYANGEQVVFLNGENVNALIRTEEVGNMASTSSVNADVRKQLVELQQKLAKSADVVMDGRDIGTCVLPGADVKVYLTADSRVRAKRRFEELTKKGEPCDLDKIEQDIIERDERDMNREISPLRQAEDAVLIDSSAMTIEEVAQTILNLCD, encoded by the coding sequence ATGGGCTATAGTATAGCGATAGATGGGCCGGCAGGAGCCGGCAAGAGCACGATCGCGAAAATGGTGGCGAAACAAAAGCAATTTATTTATATAGATACAGGGGCGATGTACCGTGCTATGGCACTTTACCTGCTGAGGAATAAGATAGATCCGAAGGAGCAGGACAAAATAAGTGACAAATGCAAAGATGCGGATATTACCATTGAGTATGCGAATGGTGAGCAGGTTGTCTTTCTGAATGGTGAAAATGTCAACGCTTTGATTCGTACAGAGGAAGTGGGAAATATGGCGTCAACCAGCAGTGTGAATGCGGATGTACGAAAGCAACTGGTAGAACTCCAGCAAAAGCTGGCCAAAAGTGCGGATGTAGTTATGGATGGAAGGGATATCGGCACCTGTGTGTTACCCGGAGCTGATGTAAAGGTTTATTTGACTGCTGATAGCAGAGTGAGAGCGAAGAGACGTTTCGAAGAGCTTACGAAGAAAGGTGAGCCCTGCGATTTGGATAAAATAGAACAAGATATTATTGAAAGGGATGAGCGTGATATGAATCGTGAGATTTCCCCTCTTCGACAGGCTGAAGATGCGGTGCTCATCGATTCTTCTGCTATGACGATCGAAGAGGTGGCACAGACTATTTTAAATCTGTGCGATTAG
- the ispH gene encoding 4-hydroxy-3-methylbut-2-enyl diphosphate reductase, with product MEVKMAKSAGFCFGVKRAVDSVYEQIEQGKKIYTFGPIIHNEEVVKDLEQKGIQVIKDIEELKKIEEGTVIIRSHGVSRDVYELIERQGLECVDATCPFVKRIHRTVEKESAAGRKIIIIGNPGHPEVEGIRGWASTEAIVIESEEEVFQFINNENNDVFKTEEICIVSQTTFNYNKFKDLVEILSKRGYNVNVVNTICNATEERQTEAKEIASQVETMIVIGGTHSSNTRKLYEICKEECENTYFIQTLDDLHLEFSKAASPVGITAGASTPNNIIEEVQNYVRINF from the coding sequence ATGGAAGTGAAAATGGCAAAGAGCGCCGGCTTTTGCTTTGGTGTAAAACGAGCGGTGGACAGCGTATATGAGCAGATTGAACAGGGAAAGAAAATATACACATTCGGACCTATTATCCATAATGAAGAAGTGGTAAAGGACCTGGAGCAAAAAGGGATACAGGTGATAAAAGATATAGAGGAATTAAAAAAGATAGAAGAGGGAACCGTAATCATACGGTCTCATGGTGTATCCAGAGATGTTTATGAGCTGATCGAAAGGCAAGGGCTCGAATGTGTAGATGCTACCTGTCCTTTTGTAAAGCGTATTCATAGGACTGTAGAGAAAGAAAGTGCGGCGGGCAGGAAGATTATTATCATAGGGAATCCGGGGCATCCTGAGGTAGAAGGGATTCGCGGCTGGGCATCGACAGAGGCTATAGTTATAGAGTCCGAAGAGGAAGTTTTTCAATTCATAAATAACGAAAACAACGATGTGTTTAAAACCGAAGAAATATGTATTGTTTCCCAAACGACATTTAACTACAACAAATTTAAAGATTTAGTTGAAATTTTATCAAAAAGAGGTTACAATGTTAATGTTGTTAACACTATATGCAACGCGACGGAAGAACGGCAGACTGAGGCGAAAGAGATTGCGTCTCAGGTTGAAACCATGATTGTAATAGGGGGGACTCACAGTTCTAATACAAGAAAGTTATATGAGATTTGTAAAGAGGAATGTGAAAACACTTATTTTATACAGACACTGGATGACCTGCATTTAGAATTCTCTAAAGCTGCTTCACCGGTCGGTATTACTGCCGGGGCATCGACCCCAAATAATATAATTGAGGAGGTTCAAAATTATGTCAGAATTAACTTTTGA
- the rpsA gene encoding 30S ribosomal protein S1, with protein sequence MSELTFEQMLEESFKTIHAGEVVEGTVIDVKPEEIILNIGYKSDGILTRNEYTNEPHVDLTSVAKTGDTMEVKILKVNDGEGQVLLTYKRLAADRGNKRIEEAFNNKEVLTAKVAQVLDGGLSVVVEEVRIFIPASLVSDVYEKDLSKYAGQEIQFVISEYNPKRRRYIGDRKQLIVAERAELQKKLFETIKEGDVIDGVVKNVTDFGAFIDLGGADGLLHISEMSWGRVENPKKVFKVGDELTVLIKEISGNKIALSLKFDDANPWKAAADKYAAGNIVTGRVARMTDFGAFIELEPGVDALLHVSQISKDHIEKPSDVLKTGEEVTAKVVDFNDEDKKISLSIKAMFAPEPKEEEEESDADVVSVDIDAVIANEQEEGSEE encoded by the coding sequence ATGTCAGAATTAACTTTTGAACAAATGTTAGAGGAATCGTTTAAAACAATACATGCAGGAGAGGTAGTAGAGGGTACAGTGATCGATGTAAAGCCTGAAGAGATTATTCTCAATATCGGTTATAAATCAGACGGTATTTTGACGAGAAATGAATATACCAACGAACCCCATGTGGATTTGACTTCTGTTGCAAAGACAGGCGATACCATGGAGGTAAAGATTTTAAAGGTAAATGACGGAGAAGGACAAGTTCTTTTAACTTACAAGAGACTTGCGGCTGACAGAGGAAATAAAAGAATTGAAGAAGCATTCAATAACAAAGAAGTGCTTACGGCGAAGGTTGCACAGGTATTGGATGGTGGTTTAAGCGTAGTTGTAGAAGAAGTAAGAATCTTTATTCCGGCGAGTCTTGTATCGGATGTCTATGAAAAAGATTTATCCAAATATGCAGGTCAGGAGATTCAGTTCGTTATTAGCGAATACAATCCTAAGAGAAGAAGATATATCGGTGATCGCAAACAGTTAATCGTTGCAGAAAGAGCAGAGCTTCAGAAGAAACTCTTTGAGACGATTAAAGAAGGCGATGTAATAGATGGCGTTGTTAAGAACGTAACAGATTTCGGTGCGTTTATCGACCTCGGCGGTGCAGACGGACTGCTCCATATTTCAGAAATGTCTTGGGGAAGAGTAGAAAACCCGAAGAAAGTATTCAAGGTTGGCGATGAGTTAACTGTATTGATCAAAGAGATCAGCGGAAATAAAATTGCACTCAGCCTTAAATTTGATGATGCTAACCCTTGGAAAGCAGCGGCTGATAAATATGCAGCAGGCAATATAGTGACGGGTAGAGTAGCAAGAATGACGGATTTCGGTGCGTTTATCGAATTAGAGCCTGGTGTGGATGCACTTCTTCATGTATCTCAGATTTCCAAGGATCATATCGAGAAGCCTTCAGATGTATTGAAGACAGGCGAAGAAGTAACTGCGAAAGTAGTTGATTTCAATGATGAAGATAAGAAAATCAGCCTAAGTATTAAAGCGATGTTCGCTCCTGAACCGAAGGAAGAAGAGGAAGAATCAGATGCAGATGTAGTATCTGTTGATATCGATGCAGTAATTGCAAATGAGCAGGAAGAAGGCTCTGAAGAATAA
- a CDS encoding CheR family methyltransferase, producing the protein MVYDYEWFKTAVYNLTKIDLSAYKEKQMKRRIDTLIAKNNVVGYDKYITFIKENGAKFEEFVNYLTINVSEFYRNLDQWKVLENEIIPELISKFGKNLKIWSAACSTGDEPYSLVMALSRHIPLEQIKIYATDLDKQVIAKAKVGLYSDKSIVNVPEDLKRKFFTKIGPSYQISEEVKKRVEFSNHNLLKDSYRDGWHMIVCRNVLIYFTEEAKDEVFVNFQKALANKGILFIGSTEQIINYKDIGYARKNSFFYEKA; encoded by the coding sequence ATGGTTTATGATTATGAATGGTTTAAAACTGCGGTTTATAACCTAACCAAAATTGACTTGAGTGCGTACAAAGAAAAACAAATGAAGCGTCGCATCGACACGTTGATTGCGAAGAATAATGTGGTCGGATACGATAAGTATATCACTTTTATCAAGGAGAACGGCGCTAAGTTCGAAGAATTTGTCAATTACCTTACGATTAATGTATCCGAGTTTTACCGTAATCTCGACCAGTGGAAGGTGCTGGAGAATGAGATTATTCCGGAACTCATCTCCAAGTTCGGCAAGAACCTTAAGATATGGAGTGCGGCATGTTCTACAGGGGATGAACCGTATTCTCTCGTTATGGCTTTATCAAGGCATATACCCCTTGAGCAGATTAAAATATATGCTACGGACTTGGACAAACAGGTAATTGCAAAGGCAAAGGTAGGGTTATATTCCGATAAGAGTATCGTTAATGTACCTGAGGATTTAAAGCGGAAGTTTTTTACCAAAATAGGACCATCTTATCAAATATCGGAGGAAGTGAAGAAGCGTGTGGAATTTAGCAACCACAATTTGTTGAAGGACTCCTACCGTGATGGCTGGCATATGATTGTTTGTCGAAATGTATTGATTTATTTTACGGAAGAGGCAAAGGACGAGGTATTTGTCAATTTCCAGAAGGCGCTTGCTAATAAGGGCATTTTGTTTATCGGAAGTACGGAACAGATTATCAATTATAAAGATATTGGATATGCGAGGAAGAATTCCTTCTTCTATGAGAAAGCGTAA
- a CDS encoding ribonuclease H-like domain-containing protein, producing the protein MRTLRQTIHFFTLDYPLEKIAPLEKILFLDIETTGFTAKNSSLYLIGAAYYEEEKWHIKQWFSNTYEEEADILSAFFHFAKDFTHLIHFNGNNFDLPYLLQKCKQYHLPYHFDFLEGIDIYRRISPYKEFLRLPNCKQKTIEQFLGIEREDRFHGGELISVYHTYVKKPTDFALQALTLHNADDMKGMLRILPVLSYYDLFHSNPTPKKVQANYYYDINGKQRQELIMKLSLSPSLPVPISGNANGCYFRGEGMEGNLRVPLYEEEMKYFYSNYKNYYYLPNEDTAIHKSVASFVDKEYRIQATAATCYTRKLSSYLPQWDILFAPFFKRDYKEKEIFFELTEEMKKERTAFSQYAAHVLTMLANS; encoded by the coding sequence ATGAGAACTTTACGACAAACGATTCATTTTTTCACCTTAGATTATCCTCTTGAAAAAATTGCTCCTCTTGAAAAAATTCTCTTTCTCGATATAGAAACTACAGGCTTCACCGCAAAGAACTCTTCCCTTTATTTAATTGGGGCAGCTTACTATGAGGAAGAAAAATGGCATATTAAGCAATGGTTCTCCAATACCTACGAAGAGGAAGCGGATATCTTATCTGCCTTTTTTCACTTCGCCAAAGACTTCACACATTTGATTCACTTTAATGGAAATAATTTCGATCTGCCTTATCTTCTGCAAAAGTGCAAGCAGTATCATCTTCCCTATCACTTCGACTTTCTTGAGGGGATCGATATTTATCGCAGAATTTCACCTTATAAAGAATTCCTAAGACTTCCAAACTGCAAGCAGAAAACAATAGAACAATTTCTGGGAATCGAGAGGGAGGATCGATTTCATGGGGGAGAATTAATTAGTGTCTATCACACCTACGTCAAAAAACCGACAGATTTCGCCCTGCAGGCACTCACATTACATAACGCTGATGATATGAAAGGGATGCTCCGTATTTTACCGGTTTTATCCTATTACGACCTTTTTCACTCGAATCCGACTCCGAAAAAAGTACAGGCGAACTATTACTATGATATAAACGGCAAACAGCGTCAGGAACTTATTATGAAACTTTCTCTCAGCCCTTCTCTTCCCGTTCCCATTTCCGGCAATGCGAATGGCTGTTATTTCAGAGGAGAAGGCATGGAAGGCAATCTACGGGTTCCTCTTTATGAGGAAGAGATGAAATATTTCTACTCGAATTATAAAAATTATTATTATCTTCCTAACGAGGATACAGCCATCCATAAGTCTGTCGCCTCTTTCGTGGATAAAGAATACCGCATACAGGCAACTGCTGCCACCTGCTATACCCGCAAGCTGTCCTCCTATCTCCCTCAGTGGGATATTTTATTCGCGCCCTTTTTCAAACGGGATTATAAGGAAAAGGAAATCTTCTTCGAGCTAACGGAAGAGATGAAAAAAGAACGTACAGCATTTTCACAATATGCTGCCCACGTTCTCACTATGCTCGCGAATTCTTAA